From Choloepus didactylus isolate mChoDid1 chromosome 19, mChoDid1.pri, whole genome shotgun sequence, one genomic window encodes:
- the PRND gene encoding prion-like protein doppel: protein MRKHLGGWWLAAVFVLLVCHLSVAKARGIKHRIKWNRKALPSTAQVTEARIAESRPGAFIKQGRKLDIDFGAEGNKYYEANYWQFPDGIHYDGCSEANVTKEVFVTGCINATQAANQAEFSREKHDKLHQRVLWRLIRELCSVKHCDFWLERGGGLRLTVDQPVVFCLLVFIWLIVK from the coding sequence ATGAGGAAGCATCTGGGAGGATGGTGGCTGGCCGCCGTCTTCGTCCTGCTCGTCTGCCACCTCTCGGTGGCCAAGGCCAGAGGCATAAAGCACAGAATCAAGTGGAACCGGAAGGCCCTGCCGAGCACCGCTCAGGTGACCGAGGCCCGGATCGCCGAGAGCCGCCCGGGAGCCTTCATCAAGCAAGGCCGGAAGCTCGACATTGACTTTGGAGCCGAGGGCAACAAGTACTACGAGGCCAACTACTGGCAGTTCCCGGATGGAATCCACTACGACGGCTGCTCCGAGGCCAACGTCACCAAGGAGGTGTTTGTTACCGGCTGCATCAACGCCACCCAGGCGGCCAACCAGGCGGAGTTCTCCCGGGAGAAGCACGACAAGCTGCACCAGCGCGTCCTGTGGCGGCTGATCAGGGAGCTCTGCTCCGTCAAGCACTGCGATTTTTGGCTGGAGAGAGGGGGAGGACTTCGGCTCACTGTGGACCAGCCGGTAGTGTTCTGCCTGCTGGTTTTCATCTGGCTTATCGTGAAATAA